A DNA window from Desulfobacterales bacterium contains the following coding sequences:
- a CDS encoding ABC transporter ATP-binding protein, producing the protein MTNETSNGNLLDVNNIEVVYNDIVQVLRGVSLSVPKGGIVALLGTNGAGKTTTLRAISGLLKPENGFIKDGYIKFDDNDITNVLGTQVVKLGAVMVPEGRRVFKHLTVDENVRVGSITRKDGTQNVRDDQKLMFEHFPRLARVTNRLAGYCSGGEQQMIAIARALMSAPKMLMLDEPSLGLAPLLVKEIFENIKRINEEMDTTLLIVEQNAKIALEVSNYAYIMETGKIVLEGPSDELKDNPDVKEFYMGVTQGGGRKSFKDVKSYKRRKRWM; encoded by the coding sequence ATGACAAACGAAACATCCAATGGCAATCTGCTCGATGTCAATAACATCGAAGTGGTCTACAACGACATTGTTCAGGTGCTGCGCGGCGTTAGCCTGAGCGTGCCCAAGGGCGGTATCGTTGCCCTGCTGGGAACCAACGGGGCCGGTAAGACGACCACCCTGCGGGCCATTAGCGGCCTGCTCAAGCCTGAAAACGGCTTTATCAAGGATGGCTACATCAAATTCGATGACAACGACATCACCAACGTCCTGGGCACCCAGGTTGTCAAGCTGGGAGCGGTTATGGTGCCGGAAGGGCGGCGTGTGTTCAAGCATTTGACCGTAGACGAGAACGTGCGCGTGGGGTCCATCACCCGCAAAGACGGCACCCAGAACGTGCGCGACGACCAGAAACTCATGTTCGAGCACTTCCCGCGCCTGGCCCGGGTCACCAACCGCTTAGCAGGCTACTGCTCCGGGGGTGAGCAGCAAATGATCGCTATTGCACGCGCGCTGATGTCGGCGCCCAAGATGCTGATGCTGGATGAACCCTCTTTGGGATTGGCGCCGTTGCTGGTCAAGGAAATTTTTGAAAACATCAAGCGCATCAACGAAGAGATGGACACTACTCTGCTGATCGTGGAGCAAAACGCCAAAATTGCGCTGGAAGTGTCAAATTACGCCTACATCATGGAGACCGGCAAAATCGTTCTTGAAGGGCCTTCTGATGAATTGAAAGACAACCCGGATGTTAAGGAGTTTTACATGGGGGTCACCCAGGGCGGCGGTCGTAAATCCTTCAAAGATGTTAAATCCTACAAACGGCGCAAACGCTGGATGTAG
- a CDS encoding ABC transporter substrate-binding protein encodes MKNKQVTFMLVVLSFVLMLGFSTQAIAAETYKVALSLAITGPTSDVGSQYAKGVEDYCKYVNDEKILGDDKLVCIIRDDGYKTEVTKRNFEEFLDEDIVFYLNYSTGSTMALRQDFQEEKIPVLPASFHAGNLEGNDYIFLPIASYSSQAVGLAEYVAANHKGSGKPKIALFLHPSAFGRAPRDDVKKSIAAGLGVDLVEIVEHGKDLDNTAMLKRLKSKGVQYVISQTVQPPVATMLKGAQSLGMIASTYGEAGKITFLGCHYGGGPALVSLAGSAADENYYWTTSYKMMTAMGPGRDAQFALAKRYGRDEKVAKDANYTNGIMVIQVAVETMRRAKAKGKKINRETLYQELLAMNGFNAYNTLTTVGPVTFSKTDREGVDTLQLYVSRGGLFYEIGAPFVSEYVQKIK; translated from the coding sequence ATGAAAAACAAACAAGTCACTTTCATGCTGGTTGTTCTGTCTTTTGTGCTGATGCTGGGCTTTTCCACTCAGGCCATAGCCGCAGAAACCTACAAGGTCGCTTTATCCCTGGCAATTACCGGCCCGACATCTGACGTCGGCAGCCAGTATGCAAAGGGTGTCGAGGATTATTGCAAATATGTCAACGATGAAAAAATTCTCGGCGATGACAAGCTGGTGTGCATCATCCGCGACGATGGCTACAAGACGGAAGTGACCAAACGAAACTTTGAAGAATTTTTAGATGAAGACATCGTCTTCTATTTGAACTATTCCACCGGCAGCACGATGGCTTTGCGACAGGATTTTCAAGAGGAGAAAATCCCGGTTCTGCCGGCTTCCTTTCATGCCGGTAACCTGGAGGGAAACGATTATATTTTTCTGCCCATCGCTTCTTATTCCAGCCAGGCAGTCGGCCTGGCCGAGTATGTGGCTGCAAACCACAAGGGCAGCGGCAAACCCAAAATTGCCCTGTTTCTACATCCCTCCGCGTTCGGACGCGCGCCCCGCGATGATGTTAAAAAATCAATCGCCGCAGGACTGGGCGTCGATCTGGTGGAAATCGTGGAGCACGGCAAGGACCTGGACAACACGGCCATGCTCAAACGCCTTAAGAGCAAAGGCGTGCAGTATGTGATCAGCCAGACCGTGCAACCGCCGGTGGCCACCATGCTCAAAGGGGCTCAGAGCCTGGGCATGATCGCTTCGACTTACGGTGAGGCCGGTAAAATTACCTTCCTGGGTTGTCATTATGGTGGTGGGCCTGCGCTTGTCTCTTTGGCCGGTTCGGCTGCCGATGAGAACTACTATTGGACAACATCTTACAAAATGATGACCGCCATGGGGCCGGGAAGGGACGCACAGTTTGCCCTGGCCAAACGCTATGGCCGGGATGAGAAAGTGGCCAAAGATGCCAACTACACCAACGGCATCATGGTAATTCAGGTGGCCGTAGAGACCATGCGGCGGGCCAAAGCAAAAGGCAAAAAGATAAACCGTGAGACCTTGTACCAAGAACTGCTGGCCATGAACGGGTTCAATGCCTATAACACCTTGACCACCGTGGGTCCGGTGACATTCTCGAAAACCGATCGCGAAGGTGTGGACACCCTGCAGCTTTACGTTTCCAGGGGGGGGCTATTCTATGAAATCGGTGCCCCGTTCGTTTCCGAGTATGTCCAGAAGATCAAATAA
- a CDS encoding branched-chain amino acid ABC transporter permease, protein MSENRWLATGNFFTSYKDEQRIFLTHIDRVVFICFLVLLFVWPLFFKVGNKYMLVIDSILIAIVAVYGLNLLTGFAGLISIGHAAFVGVGAYTLASFSTVLGSDHVLLTHFWPLMILVAGGVGAVIGAIVGLPSLRLKHLYLVIATLSFQMIFQWVINFAQFFNQGQTIAIGRVFWFAGKVARKQHYLFWYYVILIIVVILGFAVRNLLRSKHGRCLVAVRDNDRAADAMGMHPGFTKVYAFALSGFFAGVAGALHAYLWRGVGFESFTLHHSISYLAMAIVGGLGTLVGSFFGPAAILMLELQVENFAEFVGHYFTAVGDVATAFRPLSFGLVIVLFLIFEPRGIANWWRIARTYFKLWPFRF, encoded by the coding sequence ATGTCTGAAAATCGATGGTTGGCCACCGGCAACTTTTTTACCTCTTATAAGGACGAGCAGCGGATATTCCTGACGCATATTGACCGGGTGGTTTTTATCTGTTTTTTAGTGCTGCTGTTCGTCTGGCCGCTTTTTTTCAAGGTCGGCAATAAATACATGCTGGTCATCGACAGCATTCTGATAGCCATCGTGGCGGTCTATGGCCTCAACCTGCTGACCGGCTTTGCCGGGTTGATATCCATCGGCCATGCCGCTTTCGTGGGGGTGGGGGCTTACACCCTGGCTTCTTTTTCAACCGTTCTGGGCAGCGACCACGTGCTGCTGACCCATTTCTGGCCCCTGATGATTCTGGTCGCCGGCGGGGTCGGCGCGGTTATCGGCGCCATCGTGGGGCTGCCGTCGTTGCGGCTCAAACACCTTTACCTGGTGATCGCCACGCTCTCTTTTCAGATGATTTTTCAGTGGGTCATTAATTTTGCGCAATTTTTTAACCAGGGACAGACCATAGCCATCGGGCGCGTGTTCTGGTTTGCCGGCAAGGTTGCGCGCAAACAGCACTATTTGTTCTGGTACTATGTGATTCTGATCATCGTGGTGATCCTGGGATTTGCGGTTCGCAACCTGCTGCGCAGCAAACACGGGCGCTGCCTGGTGGCCGTGCGCGACAATGACCGTGCCGCCGATGCCATGGGCATGCACCCCGGATTTACCAAAGTGTATGCCTTTGCGCTGTCGGGCTTTTTCGCCGGCGTTGCCGGGGCCCTGCATGCCTATTTGTGGCGGGGGGTGGGTTTTGAGTCCTTTACGCTGCATCACTCCATTTCCTACCTGGCCATGGCCATTGTGGGCGGCCTGGGGACCCTGGTGGGTTCTTTCTTCGGCCCGGCGGCCATTTTGATGCTGGAGCTGCAGGTGGAAAACTTTGCCGAATTTGTGGGGCACTATTTTACGGCCGTGGGGGATGTGGCTACGGCCTTTCGGCCGCTGTCCTTTGGTCTGGTGATCGTTTTGTTTTTGATATTCGAGCCGCGTGGCATCGCCAACTGGTGGCGGATCGCACGCACCTATTTCAAGCTTTGGCCCTTCCGCTTTTGA
- a CDS encoding branched-chain amino acid ABC transporter permease gives MSYFFQLVISGIVVGSIYALSALGFVLIYKSSRVLNIAHGQIIASGAFITYALTVWVGIHIAISFILSMIITFFLAMSVERIFLRRLIGEPIISVIMVTIGLMSIIDGIIYMTPFGSENFSFPEFLPKTPLAFAGVSVSWTQLVGVIITFIMIAAFTWFFKASTVGISMRAVSDDQFASMSIGISVPKVFGLAWATAGLSAAAAGGIIGNITGLNFDVLHSFGIIVFPVVIVGGLDSIFGAIVAGIIMGLIQQFASGYLDGNWGLFGTADVLPYVILLIILLIKPHGLFGIHEIERV, from the coding sequence ATGAGCTATTTTTTCCAGCTGGTCATTAGTGGTATCGTGGTGGGCTCCATCTATGCGCTGTCGGCGCTGGGATTCGTGTTGATCTATAAGTCCAGCCGCGTGCTCAACATCGCCCACGGGCAGATCATCGCCTCGGGGGCCTTTATTACCTATGCCCTGACGGTTTGGGTGGGGATCCACATTGCGATTTCATTTATACTGAGCATGATTATCACTTTTTTTCTGGCCATGAGTGTCGAGCGCATATTTCTGCGCCGCCTGATCGGCGAGCCCATCATATCGGTGATCATGGTAACCATCGGGCTGATGTCGATTATCGACGGTATTATCTACATGACACCGTTTGGGTCGGAAAATTTCTCGTTTCCGGAATTTTTACCCAAAACACCGCTGGCCTTTGCGGGCGTTTCCGTTTCCTGGACCCAGCTGGTGGGTGTGATCATCACCTTTATCATGATCGCCGCTTTTACCTGGTTTTTCAAGGCGTCCACTGTGGGCATTTCCATGCGGGCGGTTTCAGATGATCAATTTGCGTCAATGTCCATCGGCATATCGGTGCCCAAGGTGTTCGGTCTGGCCTGGGCCACGGCGGGGTTGAGTGCTGCTGCGGCCGGGGGCATCATCGGCAATATCACGGGTTTGAATTTCGATGTCCTGCACTCATTTGGCATCATCGTGTTCCCAGTGGTGATCGTGGGTGGGTTGGACTCCATTTTCGGGGCGATCGTGGCGGGCATTATAATGGGGCTGATCCAGCAATTTGCTTCCGGCTACCTGGACGGCAACTGGGGGCTTTTCGGGACCGCGGATGTGCTGCCTTATGTCATTTTGCTGATCATTCTGTTGATCAAACCCCATGGTCTTTTTGGGATACACGAAATAGAGCGGGTATAG
- a CDS encoding AMP-binding protein, whose product MQDKKELLKYTIPQLLRWRVNQTGDKVALREKDFGYWNNYTWKDFYERVRKVALGLDKLGIKKGDKLALIGDNIPELLFMAVGAQSIGAVSAGIYQTSLPDEIAELINYMDVTAVFCDDQEQVDKLVEVKDRIPQVRNVIYEDPRGMRDYRADDWFIEIEDLYEIGAAAEAEDPQKFDAYIDQGKPDDVCHFCLTSGTTGLSKASMMTHKNYINMGIQITKVDYLSNTDEYLSFLPFAWIGEQMNSFGVAMATGITINFPESVETSMEDLKEIGPHFMFGAPRIYETIRSQIWLKIDDSYWLNRFMYNKFIKIGEKAARYRMSGETMPASLRFMAWLGKILVMDPLINQIGLRRLRRAYTGGAALGPELFTFYQAIGVNLKQIYGQTEITGIAYMHLDGDVRPDTVGKPLPETDCKISEQGEILSRSPSVCAGYYKRDEQTKELLEGDWLHSGDAGYIDENGHLIVIDRVSDVMHNSKGEMFSPMFLENKLKFSPYIKEAVIFGDKQEFVAALINIDPIVVGKWAEDRGLSFTTYMDLSNKPEVAELLKEAVVDINARAEKAHFKIKRFAVLYKLLDMDDGELTKTGKIRRKFVMEKYKDLYDALYDESVSKKKVEAFFQYQDGQSTTVEAEMHFYTMEGV is encoded by the coding sequence ATGCAAGACAAAAAAGAACTCCTTAAATATACCATTCCGCAGCTCTTACGCTGGCGGGTCAATCAGACCGGCGACAAGGTTGCCCTGCGTGAAAAAGATTTTGGATACTGGAACAATTACACCTGGAAAGATTTTTACGAGCGGGTGCGCAAAGTCGCCCTGGGGCTTGATAAGCTGGGGATTAAAAAGGGAGACAAGCTGGCCCTGATCGGCGACAACATTCCCGAGCTGCTGTTTATGGCCGTTGGCGCCCAGTCCATCGGTGCGGTTTCGGCCGGCATCTATCAGACCAGTCTGCCCGATGAAATTGCCGAACTGATCAATTACATGGACGTTACAGCCGTTTTCTGTGACGATCAGGAACAGGTGGACAAGCTGGTGGAGGTCAAAGACCGCATTCCCCAGGTCCGCAATGTGATCTATGAAGATCCGCGCGGCATGCGCGACTACCGCGCCGACGACTGGTTTATTGAAATTGAAGACCTCTATGAAATCGGCGCCGCAGCTGAGGCCGAAGACCCGCAAAAATTCGACGCCTATATTGATCAGGGAAAGCCTGACGATGTATGCCACTTCTGTTTGACCTCCGGCACCACCGGGCTGTCCAAAGCATCCATGATGACCCACAAAAACTATATCAACATGGGTATTCAGATCACCAAGGTCGATTACCTCTCAAACACCGACGAATACCTTTCGTTTTTACCCTTTGCCTGGATCGGCGAGCAGATGAACTCCTTCGGGGTGGCCATGGCCACCGGCATCACGATTAACTTTCCGGAATCTGTCGAAACCAGCATGGAAGACCTCAAGGAGATCGGGCCCCACTTCATGTTCGGCGCCCCCAGAATCTATGAAACCATTCGCTCGCAAATCTGGCTTAAGATCGATGATTCCTACTGGCTCAATCGCTTCATGTACAATAAATTCATCAAGATCGGCGAAAAGGCGGCCCGCTATCGCATGAGCGGTGAGACCATGCCGGCATCGCTGCGCTTTATGGCCTGGCTGGGAAAGATCCTGGTCATGGATCCGCTGATCAACCAGATCGGGCTGCGCAGGTTGCGGCGGGCTTACACCGGCGGTGCGGCCCTGGGTCCCGAGCTGTTTACCTTTTACCAGGCCATCGGTGTTAACCTGAAGCAGATTTACGGCCAGACTGAAATTACCGGTATTGCCTACATGCACCTTGACGGTGACGTCCGGCCCGATACTGTCGGCAAACCGCTGCCCGAGACCGATTGTAAAATCAGCGAGCAGGGAGAGATCCTGTCGCGCTCTCCTTCAGTTTGTGCGGGCTATTACAAGCGAGACGAACAAACGAAAGAATTGCTGGAGGGGGATTGGCTGCATTCCGGTGATGCCGGATATATCGACGAAAATGGCCACCTGATCGTCATCGACCGGGTCTCCGACGTCATGCACAACAGCAAGGGCGAGATGTTCAGCCCCATGTTTTTAGAAAACAAGCTCAAATTCAGCCCGTATATCAAAGAAGCCGTCATTTTCGGTGATAAGCAGGAGTTTGTGGCGGCCCTGATTAATATCGACCCCATCGTGGTTGGCAAGTGGGCCGAAGACCGCGGGCTATCCTTTACCACCTACATGGATCTTTCCAACAAACCGGAGGTTGCCGAGCTGCTCAAAGAAGCGGTCGTTGACATCAACGCGCGCGCGGAAAAGGCGCATTTTAAAATCAAGCGCTTTGCGGTGCTGTACAAACTGCTGGACATGGATGACGGCGAGCTGACCAAAACCGGCAAGATCCGCAGAAAATTTGTCATGGAAAAATACAAAGACCTGTATGACGCTCTTTATGATGAGAGCGTCAGCAAAAAGAAGGTCGAGGCTTTTTTCCAGTATCAGGACGGCCAGTCCACCACCGTGGAGGCTGAAATGCACTTTTATACCATGGAAGGGGTTTAA
- a CDS encoding ABC transporter ATP-binding protein produces MATLKVDDVTLTFGGLNALFEVSLDVQPGLITSIIGPNGAGKTSLLNCISGFYHPTSGDIFYGDHKLNKASPHQVSIMGIARAFQNIELFSGMTVLDNLMLARHKDLHYSLWNAIFYFGKASREESLNRQYVEEVIDFMELEAYRKKTVGSLSYGIQKRVEVARALTLAPELLLLDEPMAGMNIEEKEDMVRFIIDIQKERDATVVLVEHDLGVVMDISDHIYVLDFGELIGSGSPEEIVKIPKVVEAYIGEE; encoded by the coding sequence ATGGCGACATTAAAGGTAGACGATGTCACGCTTACATTTGGCGGGCTGAATGCTTTATTCGAAGTCAGTCTGGATGTTCAACCGGGGCTGATCACCTCAATCATCGGCCCCAACGGCGCCGGCAAAACAAGTTTATTGAACTGTATTTCTGGATTTTACCATCCGACATCGGGTGACATCTTCTACGGTGATCACAAACTCAACAAAGCCTCACCGCACCAGGTTTCCATTATGGGAATCGCGCGCGCTTTCCAGAATATCGAATTGTTCAGCGGCATGACGGTTTTAGATAACCTCATGTTGGCCCGGCATAAAGACCTGCACTACAGTCTCTGGAATGCGATCTTCTATTTTGGCAAAGCCTCCCGGGAAGAATCGCTAAACCGCCAGTATGTCGAAGAGGTCATCGATTTTATGGAGCTGGAGGCTTACCGTAAGAAAACGGTCGGCAGCCTGAGCTACGGGATCCAAAAGCGCGTAGAGGTGGCGCGGGCCCTCACCCTGGCACCCGAATTGCTTTTGCTCGATGAGCCCATGGCGGGTATGAATATCGAAGAAAAAGAAGACATGGTGCGATTTATCATCGACATCCAGAAGGAGCGAGATGCCACCGTTGTCCTGGTGGAGCATGACCTGGGGGTGGTCATGGACATTTCAGATCACATCTATGTCCTTGATTTTGGTGAGCTGATCGGCTCCGGATCCCCTGAAGAAATCGTCAAGATTCCCAAGGTTGTCGAAGCATACATTGGAGAAGAATAG